Proteins from a genomic interval of Carcharodon carcharias isolate sCarCar2 chromosome 32, sCarCar2.pri, whole genome shotgun sequence:
- the gtf2a2 gene encoding transcription initiation factor IIA subunit 2 isoform X2: MAYQLYRNTTLGNSLQESLDELIQSQQITPQLALQVLLQFDKAINNALAQRVRNRVNFRGSLNTYRFCDNVWTFVLNDVEFREVTELVKVDKVKIVACDGKNTGSNAAE, encoded by the exons ATGGCGTACCAGTTGTACCGGAACACAACCCTCGGCAACAGCCTGCAGGAGAGTCTGGATGAGCTTATACAG TCCCAGCAGATCACCCCTCAGCTGGCTCTTCAAGTCCTGCTGCAGTTTGACAAAGCAATCAACAACGCCTTGGCCCAGAGAGTTCGAAACCGAGTCAACTTCAGG GGCTCCTTGAATACATACAGATTCTGTGATAACGTTTGGACATTTGTCCTAAATGATGTGGAATTCCGAGAAGTCACCGAACTTGTTAAAGTGGACAAAGTGAAGATTGTAGCATGCGATGGCAAAA